A genome region from Clostridium pasteurianum includes the following:
- a CDS encoding M67 family metallopeptidase, translated as MIYLKKSEYCAIIKQAKDEFDHECCGFLAGTKKNGNIYIDKVFPMKNTDNSSEHFSMEPKEQFEKIKSIRSFGMEMLGNYHSHPYSPSRPSEEDKRLSFDPNVIYSILSLQNKEVPVLNMFKVIKNENYVEKLQYEIV; from the coding sequence ATGATTTATTTAAAGAAATCAGAATATTGTGCCATCATAAAGCAAGCCAAAGATGAGTTTGATCATGAGTGCTGCGGCTTTTTAGCAGGTACAAAGAAGAATGGAAATATTTATATAGATAAGGTGTTCCCTATGAAAAATACAGACAACAGCAGTGAGCATTTTTCTATGGAGCCAAAAGAACAATTTGAAAAAATAAAAAGCATAAGGTCGTTTGGTATGGAGATGCTTGGAAATTATCATTCTCACCCATATTCACCATCAAGACCGTCAGAAGAGGACAAACGATTATCTTTTGATCCAAATGTAATTTATTCAATTTTATCTCTTCAAAATAAAGAAGTACCTGTACTTAATATGTTTAAAGTAATTAAAAATGAAAATTATGTTGAAAAACTTCAATATGAGATTGTTTAA
- a CDS encoding HesA/MoeB/ThiF family protein, protein MDFSEEQIERYSRHILLQEVGVEGQEKLLNSKVLVVGTGGLGAPAAMYLAAAGIGTIGLVDGDVVDLSNLQRQIIHGTKDVGKPKVQSGKETINAMNPDVNVITYHEMVTSQNILDIIKDQNYDFLIDGTDNFAAKFLINDACVLAKKPFSHAGIIRFQGQLTTYIPDNDTPCYRCIFQSPPPAGVVPTCREAGVIGAMGGIIGSLQALEAVKYILGVGETLAGYLLTFDAKKMEFRKIKVAKNKKCGVCGENPTIKTLIDYENPSCDLKSGKLKG, encoded by the coding sequence TTGGATTTTAGTGAGGAGCAAATAGAAAGGTATTCAAGGCATATTTTGCTTCAAGAAGTTGGAGTGGAAGGCCAGGAAAAGCTTTTAAATTCTAAAGTCCTTGTAGTTGGAACGGGGGGACTCGGAGCTCCTGCTGCTATGTATTTAGCTGCTGCAGGAATTGGGACAATTGGACTTGTAGATGGAGATGTTGTAGATCTTTCAAATCTTCAAAGGCAAATAATACATGGAACTAAGGATGTTGGAAAGCCAAAAGTTCAATCGGGAAAAGAAACAATTAATGCAATGAACCCAGATGTGAATGTAATAACTTATCATGAAATGGTTACATCACAAAATATACTAGACATAATAAAGGATCAAAATTATGATTTTTTAATTGATGGAACAGACAATTTTGCAGCAAAGTTTTTAATAAATGATGCCTGTGTTTTAGCAAAAAAACCTTTTTCTCATGCGGGAATTATAAGATTTCAAGGTCAGCTTACAACGTATATACCAGATAACGATACACCGTGTTATAGATGTATATTTCAATCACCACCTCCAGCCGGAGTAGTCCCAACATGTAGAGAAGCAGGTGTAATAGGAGCCATGGGAGGGATTATAGGAAGCCTTCAGGCACTTGAAGCTGTTAAATATATACTTGGAGTTGGAGAAACTTTAGCAGGATATCTTCTTACTTTTGATGCAAAGAAAATGGAATTCAGAAAGATAAAAGTAGCAAAAAACAAAAAGTGTGGAGTTTGCGGTGAGAATCCTACTATAAAAACACTTATTGACTATGAAAATCCTTCATGTGATTTAAAATCAGGAAAATTAAAAGGGTGA
- the thiS gene encoding sulfur carrier protein ThiS, which yields MILQINGKEKKVKDGLTISEILVEENVEMPDMVTVQLNNEFIDRDKFTDTVLKESDVIDFLYFMGGGSIGF from the coding sequence ATGATACTACAAATTAATGGGAAAGAAAAGAAAGTGAAAGATGGCTTAACGATAAGTGAAATTCTAGTAGAAGAAAATGTTGAAATGCCAGATATGGTAACAGTACAGTTAAATAATGAATTTATTGATAGAGATAAATTTACAGATACGGTTCTAAAGGAAAGTGATGTTATAGACTTCTTGTACTTTATGGGAGGTGGAAGTATTGGATTTTAG
- a CDS encoding ROK family transcriptional regulator, which translates to MKCYYELFSNLNYDAKRIFNLLQKKGAMTKSEISTLTNVKLTTLNRIMSPLEKERIIVKYCIGTSTGGRKPIMYNINLCNFYIIGINVTDIYTEIVFTNLKLEILEKRKFDIKNENPYKLSSQIFDEINKVVCELRLDLLELFGVGVAFSGSYCDAEYTLDEYKNIFEEKLGCTVLTQEGVNAGALAEYFYGFKGDFESTAYFDYGERIMVGSCKGKVLKMSTNLQNTFENIIVNNNGLSTKCIKDYCSFDHIVSKFVSEVNNGKNTIINKSLEKINYKDICLAADKGDMLSKKIIEKAAIIFSMGLINYANILNIKSITLSGSMIFYSEFFYKTCEEIISKRLKVVLKKYGHFKEDTIAVGSAAFVVERCLES; encoded by the coding sequence ATGAAGTGTTATTATGAATTATTCAGTAATTTGAATTATGATGCTAAGAGAATTTTTAATTTACTTCAGAAAAAAGGGGCAATGACCAAGAGTGAAATTTCAACTTTAACTAATGTAAAATTGACAACTTTAAATCGTATAATGAGTCCATTAGAGAAAGAAAGGATTATAGTAAAGTATTGTATTGGAACATCTACTGGTGGAAGAAAACCTATAATGTACAATATTAATTTATGCAATTTTTATATTATAGGTATAAATGTAACAGATATTTATACTGAAATTGTATTTACTAATTTAAAACTTGAAATACTTGAAAAGCGAAAATTTGACATAAAGAATGAAAATCCATATAAGCTATCAAGCCAAATATTTGATGAAATAAATAAAGTTGTGTGTGAACTTAGGTTGGATTTATTGGAGTTGTTTGGAGTTGGAGTGGCTTTTTCTGGCTCATATTGTGATGCAGAATATACTTTAGATGAATATAAAAATATTTTCGAAGAGAAGTTAGGATGTACGGTGCTTACTCAGGAGGGAGTAAATGCTGGGGCGTTAGCAGAGTATTTTTATGGGTTTAAAGGTGATTTTGAAAGTACAGCTTATTTTGATTATGGTGAAAGGATTATGGTAGGAAGTTGCAAAGGAAAAGTGTTAAAGATGTCAACTAATTTACAAAACACTTTTGAAAATATAATTGTAAATAATAACGGGCTTAGCACAAAATGTATAAAAGATTATTGTTCTTTCGATCATATAGTAAGTAAGTTTGTTTCTGAAGTAAACAATGGGAAAAATACAATTATAAATAAATCGTTAGAAAAAATTAATTATAAGGACATATGTTTAGCTGCTGACAAGGGTGACATGTTATCAAAGAAAATTATAGAAAAAGCTGCAATAATTTTCTCAATGGGATTAATTAATTACGCAAATATTCTTAATATTAAATCTATTACTTTAAGTGGATCAATGATTTTTTATTCGGAATTTTTTTATAAAACTTGTGAAGAAATTATATCTAAAAGATTAAAAGTGGTTTTAAAAAAATATGGACATTTTAAAGAAGATACAATTGCTGTAGGTTCAGCAGCATTTGTAGTTGAAAGATGTCTTGAAAGTTAA